One Takifugu rubripes chromosome 2, fTakRub1.2, whole genome shotgun sequence genomic region harbors:
- the mtfr1l gene encoding mitochondrial fission regulator 1-like yields METEADIIPIWQNKPHGSTRSVVRRIGSTLPLKPPQRACFQELPGLGPLRPTDGPMVPTLADIAWIVADEEETYARVRSDCRPLKHEWRPTPLLVLHRNSSVPNFRREGKRMEGLKKPGVTALNRTTALQDELSRLRAQIAKIVATDSGSNPLTPDLLSPDDTSMSFSMAPFETASYQPATAGAASFVISDVTEEEEEEEEQEDEKDVSMVSELVPDPLPTVSMTASATFDLDRPSMDFREAEEDTVSLSKSTSFADVMDILKDMNRMKMSKERYNRGCTSLREEDSATLISEALRKKFVLKEEETASAKK; encoded by the exons atggaaacagaagCT GATATTATTCCAATTTGGCAGAATAAGCCTCATGGCTCAACTCGTAGTGTTGTAAGAAGAATAGGTTCCACACTTCCACTCAAGCCTCCCCAAAGGGCATGTTTCCAG GAATTACCCGGATTGGGCCCTCTTCGGCCCACGGACGGTCCAATGGTTCCTACCTTGGCTGATATAGCCTGGATTGTCGCAGATGAAGAAGAGACATATGCCAGAGTGCG GAGTGACTGTCGTCCTCTGAAGCATGAATGGAGGCCCACACCACTCCTCGTGCTCCACAGGAATTCCTCTGTGCCTAACTTCCGCCGCGAGGGTAAACGAATGGAAGGTCTTAAGAAGCCTGGCGTGACGGCACTGAACCGCACTACCGCCCTGCAGGACGAGCTCAGCAGACTTCGTGCACAGATTGCCAAGATTGTGGCAACTGATTCAG GTTCCAACCCATTGACACCTGACCTGCTCTCACCTGACGACACGAGCATGAGCTTCTCTATGGCACCGTTCGAAACGGCGTCCTACCAGCCCGCCACCGCCGGGGCCGCTTCCTTTGTCATCAGCGATGtcactgaagaggaggaagaagaagaagagcaggaagatgaAAAAGACGTCTCAATGGTGTCTGAGCTGGTGCCCGACCCTCTGCCAACAGTCTCCATGACGGCGTCGgcaacctttgacctggacagacCCAGCATGGACTTTCGGGAGGCTGAAGAGGATACGGTGTCTCTGTCAAAGTCCACCAGTTTTGCTGACGTCATGGATATTCTGAAGGACATGAACCGCATGAAGATGAGTAAAGAGAG ATACAACAGAGGCTGCACGTCCCTCAGAGAAGAGGACTCTGCCACTCTGATTTCAGAAGCTCTGAGGAAAAAGTTTGTCCTGAAGGAAGAAGAAACTGCCTCTGCAAAAAAGTAG